A window from Rana temporaria chromosome 8, aRanTem1.1, whole genome shotgun sequence encodes these proteins:
- the LOC120946750 gene encoding extensin-like — MATLEPEPQHSEASNSNATRPLAEQPPVNIAHIGPPRALRRRAPAPDPALDRMLDIMTNMSDRMSNRSYGQNVAKCLGELIDKVPPNLQAVVLSCTARYISTFIPPTEADDLSEPPPPYGPYANKRTEHVPTPPTTHFSPPPVTLWTGPQLSDQPPRPTPPPTSAHHPFTTTLSHLPPVPTPSTHTSLNPFPYTQPSSYHPHSPFPHLSTPPVTYSTLPPTTLSSYHPPPSTYPALTTTPTSHYPHRPRQSTFRNAPTRTPPPPQATPPSNWSGEDSTTSTWPPFAHALSVAMSPHGEEDSSPNLQQL; from the coding sequence ATGGCTACTCTGGAGCCGGAACCGCAGCACTCCGAGGCATCAAATTCTAATGCAACAAgaccacttgcagagcagcccccAGTTAACATTGCGCATATTGGACCTCCGCGTGCTCTGCGTAGGAGGGCTCCTGCTCCGGATCCAGCCCTGGATCGTATGTTGGACATTATGACCAACATGTCTGACCGGATGAGCAATAGATCGTATGGCCAAAATGTAGCAAAATGTCTGGGGGAACTAATCGATAAAGTTCCCCCAAATCTGCAAGCGGTGGTGCTGTCCTGTACGGCTAGATACATCTCGACATTTATACCCCCGACAGAAGCTGACGATTTATCCGAACCACCACCACCCTATGGCCCATATGCCAATAAACGGACCGAGCATGTCCCAACACCACCCACGACCCATTTCTCCCCACCACCCGTTACCCTTTGGACAGGACCACAGCTTTCCGACCAACCTCCTCGACCAACACCACCACCGACTTCTGCGCACCATCCTTTCACCACCACTCTATCTCATTTACCTCCTGTGCCAACACCTTCCACTCACACTTCTCTGAATCCTTTTCCTTATACACAACCTTCTTCTTACCACCCTCATTCTCCTTTTCCTCATCTCTCAACACCACCTGTCACATACAGTACTCTGCCTCCTACAacactttcttcttaccacccacCACCTTCTACTTACCCTGCGTTAACGACTACACCTACATCACATTACCCACATCGACCGAGACAATCGACTTTCAGGAATGCCCCAACacgaacaccaccaccaccacaagcaaCACCACCTTCCAATTGGTCAGGGGAAGACAGCACCACCTCCACTTGGCCCCCTTTTGCCCACGCACTGTCGGTCGCCATGTCACCGCACGGGGAAGAGGACTCCTCCCCAAATTTACAGCAATTGTAA